The window CAGGCAGTGGGCGCGCGCCCGGGCGGCCAGCCCGGCCCCGACGCCTGGCTCGCGGATCACCCGCAGGGCCGCCGCGGCCAGTGCCTCGTGGTCGCCGCGCGGAACGAGGATCCCGGTGATGTCCTGGGTGACCATCCAGGGAATGCCCCCGGCATCGGTGGTGACCACAGGTAGCCCGGCGGCCGATGCCTCAATCAGGGAGAGGGGCATGTTGTCGATGTCCGGGCTGTTCAGGTAGATGTCGGCCTCATCGTACAGCTGCGCCATCTGGTCCGGCGTGACTTTGCCGCGAAACTCCACCGCGCCACCCACACCCAGCTCGTCCGCGAGTGCCTCCAGACGCGCACGCTCAGGGCCGAACCCGGCCACGATCAGTCGCGCCTCACCGAGCACCTGGCGCACCGCGGCGAACGCCCGAATGATACACCCGACGTTGTACAACCCCTGCAGGTTCCGGTTGGACAGGAAGATCGGGCGAGGGCTCGGCCGCTCCCGGAACGGAAATCGGTCGACGTCGACAAAGTTGTGGATCGCCAGCGCAGGCAGGCCGAACCGGGCGAAGACGTCCACCAGGTAGCCCGACGGCACCACGATCCGGTGTGCCAGCCGCATGGCCGGTAGCGCGGTCCGGCGCCAACGCGCGAGGTGGTCCTCCGCCTCACCGCTGTGGTAATTGAGGACCACGCGCTTGCCGAACAAACGACCGATGAGCATAGCGGGCAGCGGGGCCAGGATGAACGACCAGTACGAAGCGGAGAACGCGTGGATGACGTCGTATCTCGGCACCGTGCGCAGCAGCGAGAACAGGTAGGCCACCGAGGTGACGATCGTCCGGACGAACTTGATCCGCTGCAGGGCGCCCAGGGGGCCAGGCAAGGCCGGGTTCACGGCGAGGAATCCCGGCACGATCCCCGGCAACGTCTCCAGCTTGTCGAGCAGCCGCTTGAGCTGCACGCTCTGGCCCCCGACGATGGCGAGGGACGGCCCCACGAGCAGGACCCGGATCGGGCGCGCGTCGGTGGTCATCGTCGCGCTCAGAACTGGAAGTAGAGGAAGGGCGACGACCGCGTGCCCAGGATGATCGCGAGGCTCGCGGCGAAGGCGAGGGTGATCGCCACGCGTCGTCGCGCCGTGTCCCGCACCTCAATGTCGAAGGCATTGGGCCCGACCATCGACCACCAGGCGGCGGCGCCCAGGGCCACCGCCGCGAGCCCGGCGTGCGGGACGAGGCTCCCGCTCACCGGTGAGAACATCCGGCCGAGGAGCCCGGTCGCCATCTCGAAGCTCGTGGCCCGGAACCAGACCCAGCCGACCACGGCGGCCAGGAACATCCCGACTTGGCGAACGACGCGCGGGAGGGCGTCCCATGGCCGCCCAAATGCCCGGTGCACGCAGAGCAGCGCCCCGTGATATGCGCCCCAGATCACGAAGACCCACGACGCCCCATGCCAGAGCCCGCCGAGCAGCATGGTGATCATGAGGTTCCGGTAGGTAGCCGCGGTGCCGTTGCGGTTGCCGCCTAACGGGATGTACAGGTAGTCACGCAGGACGCTCGAGAGCGAGATGTGCCAGCGTTGCCAGAACTCGGAGGGGTCCAGTGCCTTGTAGGGCGAGTTGAAGTTCTGCGGGATGCGAATACCGAACAGGTAGCCCAGGCCCACCGCCATTGAGCTGTAGCCGCAGAAGTCGAAGTACAGCTGGAAGGTGTAGCCGAGCATCGCCATCCAGGCGCCGGCCGTGGAGAGCGACGACCACTGGTGCAACGCCGGATCCACGAAGGCCGCAATGGAATCGGCCAGCACCACCTTCTCCACCAGGCCGATCACAAAGAACTGCACCCCGGGGACAATCCAGCGCGTCCGCGAGGCGCTGTCCAGGTGGTCCAGGTCCTCCTCCACCTGCCGAAAGCGCACGATGGGACCGGCCACCAGCTGCGAGAACAGCGAGACGTAGGTCGAGAACTCGAAGAAGTTGCGCGTGGGCGTGATCACCCCACGATACGCGTCCACGATGTAGGTGATCGTGTGGAACGTGTAGAATGAGATCCCGACGGGCAGGATGATGTCGAGGTGGGGCAGCGCCACCTCGGTTCCGAACCACGACGCCACCGCCCGCGTCGAGTCCAGCGCGAAGTTGAAGTACTTGAAGAACGCCAGCAGCAGCAGGTCCACGGTGATCGGCAGTACCAGGCACCAGCGCCGCTGTCGGGGCTCGGTATAGCGCAGGAAGCCGAGGCCGGCGAAGTAGCTCACCAGCGTGGAGAAGGCCATCAGCAGGCAGAACCGCGGGTCCCAGTACCCGTAGAACACGTAGCCGGTGAGCGTCAGCCAGACGTATCGCGAGGACTTCGCACGCAGCCGCCAGAACACCAGGTACGTGACCGGCAGGAACGCGAACAGGAAAATCGCGCTGTTGAAGAGCATCGCGCGTTACCCTGACACCGGGGTGATGCCGTAGGCGCGGCAATACGCGTCGACCATGGCATCCCGGCTGTAGGTGGCGGTCACCGTCCGCTGACCCGCCGTGCCCATGCGCGCCGCCGCGTCCGGCGCGCCGCGCAGGGCGCTGAACGCTCGGGCCATCGCGGCGCCGTCCTCGGAGGGCACCAAGCGGCCGGAAACACCGTCCGTCACCACGTTGGGGATGTCGCCCACCGCGGTGCTTACCACCGGGACCCCGGCACTCATCGCCTCGAGCATGGCCATCGGCAGCCCTTCCGAAAAGGACGAGAGCGCGAACACGTCAAGTCCCGGCAACAACTCGGCGACGTCGCGACGCCATCCCAGGAAATACACCCGGTCGCCAACCCCGCGGTCCGCGGCACGGGCATGGAGGGCGTCGCGTTCACTCCCATCCCCGATGAACACGAGCGCCGTCTCCGGATCGCCGGAAAAGGCGCTGGCAAACGCGTCGACCAGTAACGGAAAGTTTTTTTCGGGGGCAAGGCGCCCCACGGTCGCGACGACAAAGGGCTCGGTCACCCCCAGGCGGTCCCGCGCGTCGGCGCGACGCGTCGGCGTGGTGGCCGGGAGCAAGGCCACGCCGTTGGGGATGACCTGCAGGCGGCGACGTGCGATGCCTAACGACGCGTAGTACCCGCGCATGCGCTCACCCAGGACGGCGAACGTGTGCACCGACCACGCCAGTCCACGTAATCCGGCGCGCAATCCGGGCCGCTCCAGGAGGTACTCGATCGAGTGCTCCGTGTGCACCAGGCGGGGAAAGCCGGCCATGGTCCGCGACACGGCGCCGTACAGGAGGGGGGCGAAACCGTGGGTGTGCACGGCGGACGCGTCAGCGCCCCGCAACACGTCGGCGACCGCACGGTAGTACCCGGGGGAACGCATGCGCCGACCCCCAAGCGAGGTAAACATCACCCCCTGGTCGCGCAGGCGCGCCTCGAGTTCACCACCGGCGTCGAGCCCGACCACGGACGACCGGATTCCCCGGCTGGCGAGGGCAATGGCCAGGTCCGCGCACATCGTCTCAAGCCCGCCGCGGCCGACCTCGAGGACGACCTGGACAACACTCGCCGGTGTGGCCGCCACGTGTCAGGACTGCACGGCGCGAGACGCGGGCATTCCGGCGGCCGCGACCGGTCGGGCCGTCCGCCACCCGCGCATGCCGCGCACCGGACGACGCGCGGGCGCTGCCTGCGGCGCGGGGCCGCCAGGTCCGCTGCCAAAGGACCGGTTGCCCAGCCACTGGCCACACGCCGCTCCCACCGTGAAATAGAGCATCGACGAGTAGCCGAGCGACAGGAAGAAGCCGGTGCACATCACCGAATACAGCGAGAGCTGCGCCATCCCGGCCCGCAACATCTCGCGAAACGCCTCCGGATCGCGTTGCTCGGCGAAGAGGCGCCCCATGCGGACGCGCACCTTCCCCGCGATCTGCAACCCGCCGAGCAACATCATCATGAACCCCGTGAACCCGATCAATCCCAACTCGGCCGCCACCTGGATGTACATGTTGTGCGCCGCCGTTTGCCGCACGCCAAAGCCCTTGTCGCTCTTGGAAGCCAGTTCCTTGTATCCGAAGCCGTCCATGCCCACGCCATGCAGCGGCGCGGCCGCGATGTACCCCAGGCCTCGCTTCCATACCTCCACGCGACCGTCTTCCGTCGTGTAGTTGTATTCCTCGGTGTCAAACGCCTTCATGAGGCGATAGGTCGTTTGTTCGCCCATCGCCAGCGTCGTGGCCAGCCCACCCCCGATCACCGCCATGATGAACGGCCCCCGACGCTTGGGTGGCGACAGGTAAATGAGGAACGGGAGCAGCGCGCCCACGCCGAGCAGCCCGCCGCGCGATCCGGTCTTGAGAACGCCAATCACGCACAGCGGGATCGAGGCGATGCCCACCCACCGCGGCCAGCCCTTTTCCGTGAGGAAGAGGTAGATCCCCCACGGGATGCACATGACGAAAAACGCCGCCGTCTCGTTGGCGTCGTACGTATCGCCAATCTCAAAGCGGCCCGCCGGTGCTCGGATCGACGCCGCCCCGGCCAACATGACGTCAATCACCAGCGCGAGCACGATCCAGCGCATGGTCCGGCGGTCCATGAATGCCAGCGCGGCGCAGGTGAAAACCAACAGCGCGTTGTAGTGGATCTTGCTCAAGTAGTTGAAACTCGCGCTTGGCCAGATCCCTGTCGGAATCGTCAAGGCGGCGAACGCCGTGGCAATCACCAAGCCCTTACCCGGTGTCGTCGAGAGGAGGGCGGCGAAGTCCGCGCGACGGAAATACCGGAAGGCCATCCCAGCCGTCACCAGCGCCCCGAGGATCCCGAGCCGCAGCGGCTGCAGCTGCGGGATGATTTCATGAGCTCGGCCGAGCGCGATCAGGAAGTACACCGAAACACATACCGCCAACGCCTGCGGGTAGCGCAGCGGCGGCGTTCGGAGGGTCGGAATGGCGGCGGCAGTCACTGGAAAATGTTCGCGGAGACGGATGGCTCGGGGAACCCCTGCAAGTGCAAGAACGATACCCCTGCCCGCAAATTCCGGGCAGTGCGCAAACGCTTACCCCGCATAAGCTTGGACGCCTCCAGCACCCGGATCGTCACCGACCGGCCACCTAGAGGTACCCAAGGCCCGCGAGCCGCTTTCTGAGGGACTCCTCGCCCGTGTCGGCCTCCACACGTCCCTCGGGGTTGATGATCCCCAGGATCTCGAGCGTCCGAATCACCTTCCACGCCCCCTGATCCAGGCTTTCGGTCGCCGTGTTGACGTGAACCTCGGGTGCCAGCGGTGATTCGTAGGGCCC is drawn from Gemmatimonadota bacterium and contains these coding sequences:
- a CDS encoding glycosyltransferase, with the translated sequence MAATPASVVQVVLEVGRGGLETMCADLAIALASRGIRSSVVGLDAGGELEARLRDQGVMFTSLGGRRMRSPGYYRAVADVLRGADASAVHTHGFAPLLYGAVSRTMAGFPRLVHTEHSIEYLLERPGLRAGLRGLAWSVHTFAVLGERMRGYYASLGIARRRLQVIPNGVALLPATTPTRRADARDRLGVTEPFVVATVGRLAPEKNFPLLVDAFASAFSGDPETALVFIGDGSERDALHARAADRGVGDRVYFLGWRRDVAELLPGLDVFALSSFSEGLPMAMLEAMSAGVPVVSTAVGDIPNVVTDGVSGRLVPSEDGAAMARAFSALRGAPDAAARMGTAGQRTVTATYSRDAMVDAYCRAYGITPVSG
- a CDS encoding glycosyltransferase family 4 protein, which translates into the protein MTTDARPIRVLLVGPSLAIVGGQSVQLKRLLDKLETLPGIVPGFLAVNPALPGPLGALQRIKFVRTIVTSVAYLFSLLRTVPRYDVIHAFSASYWSFILAPLPAMLIGRLFGKRVVLNYHSGEAEDHLARWRRTALPAMRLAHRIVVPSGYLVDVFARFGLPALAIHNFVDVDRFPFRERPSPRPIFLSNRNLQGLYNVGCIIRAFAAVRQVLGEARLIVAGFGPERARLEALADELGVGGAVEFRGKVTPDQMAQLYDEADIYLNSPDIDNMPLSLIEASAAGLPVVTTDAGGIPWMVTQDITGILVPRGDHEALAAAALRVIREPGVGAGLAARARAHCLATYTWEATGRGWRALYVALMDAPPVEAHATA
- a CDS encoding MBOAT family protein is translated as MLFNSAIFLFAFLPVTYLVFWRLRAKSSRYVWLTLTGYVFYGYWDPRFCLLMAFSTLVSYFAGLGFLRYTEPRQRRWCLVLPITVDLLLLAFFKYFNFALDSTRAVASWFGTEVALPHLDIILPVGISFYTFHTITYIVDAYRGVITPTRNFFEFSTYVSLFSQLVAGPIVRFRQVEEDLDHLDSASRTRWIVPGVQFFVIGLVEKVVLADSIAAFVDPALHQWSSLSTAGAWMAMLGYTFQLYFDFCGYSSMAVGLGYLFGIRIPQNFNSPYKALDPSEFWQRWHISLSSVLRDYLYIPLGGNRNGTAATYRNLMITMLLGGLWHGASWVFVIWGAYHGALLCVHRAFGRPWDALPRVVRQVGMFLAAVVGWVWFRATSFEMATGLLGRMFSPVSGSLVPHAGLAAVALGAAAWWSMVGPNAFDIEVRDTARRRVAITLAFAASLAIILGTRSSPFLYFQF
- a CDS encoding O-antigen ligase family protein, whose product is MTAAAIPTLRTPPLRYPQALAVCVSVYFLIALGRAHEIIPQLQPLRLGILGALVTAGMAFRYFRRADFAALLSTTPGKGLVIATAFAALTIPTGIWPSASFNYLSKIHYNALLVFTCAALAFMDRRTMRWIVLALVIDVMLAGAASIRAPAGRFEIGDTYDANETAAFFVMCIPWGIYLFLTEKGWPRWVGIASIPLCVIGVLKTGSRGGLLGVGALLPFLIYLSPPKRRGPFIMAVIGGGLATTLAMGEQTTYRLMKAFDTEEYNYTTEDGRVEVWKRGLGYIAAAPLHGVGMDGFGYKELASKSDKGFGVRQTAAHNMYIQVAAELGLIGFTGFMMMLLGGLQIAGKVRVRMGRLFAEQRDPEAFREMLRAGMAQLSLYSVMCTGFFLSLGYSSMLYFTVGAACGQWLGNRSFGSGPGGPAPQAAPARRPVRGMRGWRTARPVAAAGMPASRAVQS